One genomic region from Conexibacter woesei DSM 14684 encodes:
- a CDS encoding DUF2182 domain-containing protein, with amino-acid sequence MSASHPLPGAARLRRQQTIAFALVAVALAGWIVTAVRMEGMDDGPGTALGTLGWFVGVWVTMMAAMMLPAVVPMAAAFDRVARSRATPGRLPAFLAGYAVVWATFGLFAYGVDALVRGADPAFLAWDRQGPLVTGAAVVLAGLYELTPLKLRCLRHCRTPLHFLLGRWRDGRGGALRMGVEHGAWCAGCCWALMLALLAIGLMSVTWMVVVAAIVFVEKATPVGEGATRVFALALVALGVWIAAAPATAPAVTEPGTMHGMPSEAMPGEAMPGEAMPGEAMP; translated from the coding sequence ATGAGCGCCTCCCATCCGCTCCCTGGCGCCGCACGGCTGCGCCGGCAGCAGACGATCGCCTTCGCGCTCGTCGCGGTCGCGCTCGCGGGTTGGATCGTGACCGCGGTGCGGATGGAGGGGATGGACGACGGTCCCGGCACCGCGCTCGGAACGCTCGGCTGGTTCGTCGGCGTGTGGGTCACGATGATGGCGGCGATGATGCTGCCGGCGGTCGTGCCGATGGCGGCCGCGTTCGACCGCGTCGCGCGCTCGCGGGCGACGCCCGGGCGGCTGCCGGCGTTCCTCGCCGGGTACGCCGTCGTGTGGGCGACGTTCGGGCTGTTCGCCTACGGCGTCGATGCGCTCGTGCGCGGTGCCGATCCGGCCTTTCTCGCCTGGGACCGGCAGGGTCCGCTCGTGACCGGTGCGGCGGTCGTCCTCGCGGGGCTCTACGAGCTGACGCCGCTCAAGCTGCGCTGCCTGCGGCACTGCCGCACGCCGCTGCATTTCCTGCTCGGCCGCTGGCGCGACGGCCGCGGCGGCGCGCTGCGGATGGGCGTCGAGCACGGCGCCTGGTGCGCGGGCTGCTGCTGGGCGCTGATGCTGGCGCTGCTCGCAATCGGGCTGATGAGCGTCACGTGGATGGTCGTCGTCGCGGCGATCGTCTTCGTCGAGAAGGCGACCCCGGTTGGCGAGGGCGCCACGCGCGTGTTCGCACTGGCGCTCGTCGCGCTCGGCGTCTGGATCGCGGCCGCGCCCGCGACCGCGCCGGCCGTCACCGAGCCCGGCACGATGCACGGCATGCCGAGCGAGGCGATGCCGGGCGAGGCGATGCCGGGCGAGGCGATGCCGGGCGAGGCGATGCCGTGA
- a CDS encoding MBL fold metallo-hydrolase, which yields MNSSTHGDHLVKLTQFGLVNVYLVREDDGLTLVDTGASGAAKGILAGAQALGQPIARIVLTHGHDDHAGSLDKLHAALPDVPVLVSAREARLMDGDTTPEPGEPPMGGGPVRRRATRPTDVLSAGDRVGSLEVLAAPGHTPGQIALLDTRDRTLIAGDAWVTLGGMQATGKPKWPFPFPTFFSWHRPTALATARTLRGLDPSRLAVGHGPVVEAPGAAMEQALAKAGA from the coding sequence ATGAACAGCAGCACGCATGGCGACCACCTCGTGAAGCTGACCCAGTTCGGGTTGGTGAACGTCTACCTCGTGCGCGAGGACGACGGGCTGACGCTCGTCGACACCGGCGCGAGCGGCGCGGCGAAGGGGATCCTCGCGGGGGCGCAGGCGCTCGGCCAGCCGATCGCCCGGATCGTGCTGACGCACGGCCACGACGACCACGCCGGCTCGCTCGACAAGCTGCACGCGGCACTGCCGGACGTGCCGGTGCTGGTGAGCGCGCGTGAGGCGAGACTGATGGACGGCGACACGACGCCGGAGCCGGGCGAGCCGCCGATGGGCGGCGGGCCGGTCCGCAGACGCGCGACGCGCCCGACCGACGTGCTGAGCGCCGGCGACCGCGTCGGCTCGCTGGAGGTGCTCGCGGCGCCGGGCCACACGCCCGGGCAGATCGCGCTGCTCGACACGCGCGACCGCACGCTGATCGCCGGCGACGCGTGGGTCACGCTCGGCGGGATGCAGGCGACGGGGAAGCCGAAGTGGCCGTTCCCCTTCCCCACGTTCTTCAGCTGGCACCGCCCGACGGCGCTTGCAACCGCACGGACGCTGCGCGGCCTGGACCCGTCACGCCTCGCGGTCGGCCACGGGCCGGTCGTCGAAGCGCCGGGGGCGGCGATGGAGCAGGCGCTCGCGAAGGCCGGGGCCTAG
- a CDS encoding oxygenase MpaB family protein, which yields MDDGYFPEGRSLLRSVHEERMVGLFYGQRALAIGALDPRNFVGTIQSSNGRLAPFRRLARTAAAFETVFFGTRAEADRMLERVDRLHHRVSGELPSDAGAFPAGTHYSAFDPELMLWTVAVTFDSALWFHELLVRRLSDAERETLWQEYRRFGALFGMPLKAAPADYPAFRAWYDARLAGGEMHLTPEARYTGRAIAFEIPFPRSQVPAKQVHDLVMLGSFPPRVREQYGLRWTRAHAVAFPLAVASLRAARTVAPKRMTRGSSRRSYDVIAAVERNRLLRGVPTPQVPAPGAVAERATAAR from the coding sequence ATGGACGACGGATACTTCCCAGAAGGACGTTCGCTGCTGCGCAGCGTGCACGAGGAGCGCATGGTCGGGCTCTTCTACGGCCAGCGCGCGCTCGCGATCGGCGCGCTCGACCCGCGCAACTTCGTCGGCACGATCCAGTCGTCCAACGGGCGGCTGGCGCCGTTCAGACGGCTCGCGCGCACGGCGGCGGCGTTCGAGACCGTCTTCTTCGGCACGCGCGCGGAGGCCGACCGGATGCTGGAGCGCGTCGACCGCCTCCACCACCGCGTCAGCGGCGAGCTGCCCAGCGACGCCGGCGCGTTCCCGGCGGGAACGCACTACTCCGCGTTCGATCCCGAGCTGATGCTGTGGACCGTGGCGGTCACCTTCGACTCGGCGCTGTGGTTCCACGAGCTGCTCGTGCGGCGGCTGAGCGACGCCGAGCGCGAGACGCTGTGGCAGGAGTACCGCCGCTTCGGCGCGCTCTTCGGGATGCCGCTGAAGGCCGCGCCGGCGGACTACCCGGCGTTCCGGGCGTGGTACGACGCGCGGCTCGCCGGCGGTGAGATGCACCTGACGCCGGAGGCGCGCTACACCGGCCGCGCGATCGCGTTCGAGATCCCGTTCCCGCGCAGTCAGGTGCCGGCCAAGCAGGTCCACGACCTCGTGATGCTCGGCTCGTTCCCGCCGCGCGTCCGCGAGCAGTACGGGCTGCGCTGGACGCGCGCGCACGCCGTCGCGTTCCCGCTCGCGGTCGCCTCGCTGCGAGCAGCGCGGACGGTCGCGCCGAAACGGATGACGCGCGGGTCGAGCCGCCGCAGCTACGACGTGATCGCGGCGGTCGAGCGCAACCGGCTGCTGCGCGGCGTGCCGACGCCGCAGGTGCCCGCGCCGGGCGCGGTCGCCGAGCGTGCGACGGCGGCGCGTTAG
- a CDS encoding 2-isopropylmalate synthase, translating to MTPAEQDPNQVLIFDTTLRDGEQSPGISLNTSEKLEIAQQLARLGVDIVEAGFPIASPGDFEAVETIARQVEGPVIAGLARIHVGDIDAAWNALRDASRPRIHTFVSTSDIHIEHQMRSTREDVIGLTRAGVAHAKQYVDDVEFSPMDATRSDVEFTAEVVQIAIDEGATTINIPDTVGYTMPHEYTAFLGRLYELAPGLRDVVLSVHCHDDLGLAVANSFAGVLAGARQVECAINGLGERAGNASLEEIVMLLRTRQADIGLDTNAVSQEIARASRLVSRMTGYAVQPNKAIVGRNAFAHESGIHQDGVLKNRETFEIMDATSIGLDSNSLVLGKHSGRHALRDALAQLGIVVDGATLNTAFKRFKEIADKKKQVTAMDLEALVTDELREEIPAYALEWFEVEASSRRPPHARVGVTLPDGSEATGSFTGDGPIDAVFHAINAATSVEAKLRDFRIDAVTSGQDALGETSVVLEVDGVSGAGQGVSTDIIEAAGRAYVRALSNAVRRRSVATEAEAATAAASRVTTP from the coding sequence ATGACTCCCGCAGAGCAGGACCCCAACCAAGTACTGATCTTCGACACGACGCTGCGCGACGGCGAGCAGTCGCCGGGGATCTCGCTCAACACGAGCGAGAAGCTGGAGATCGCACAGCAGCTCGCGCGCCTCGGCGTCGACATCGTCGAGGCCGGCTTCCCGATCGCCTCGCCGGGCGACTTCGAGGCCGTCGAGACGATCGCCCGCCAGGTCGAAGGTCCCGTGATCGCCGGGCTGGCGCGGATCCACGTCGGCGACATCGACGCCGCATGGAACGCGCTGAGAGACGCGTCGCGACCTCGGATCCACACGTTCGTCTCCACCTCCGACATCCACATCGAGCACCAGATGCGGTCGACGCGCGAGGACGTGATCGGGCTGACGCGCGCCGGCGTCGCGCACGCCAAGCAGTACGTCGACGACGTCGAGTTCTCGCCGATGGACGCGACCCGCTCCGACGTCGAGTTCACCGCGGAGGTCGTGCAGATCGCGATCGACGAGGGCGCCACGACGATCAACATCCCCGACACCGTCGGGTACACGATGCCGCACGAGTACACGGCCTTCCTCGGCCGCCTCTACGAGCTGGCGCCGGGGCTGAGAGACGTCGTGCTGTCGGTCCACTGCCACGACGACCTCGGCCTCGCGGTCGCGAACTCGTTCGCCGGCGTGCTGGCCGGCGCGCGCCAGGTCGAGTGCGCGATCAACGGGCTCGGCGAGCGCGCGGGCAACGCGTCGCTGGAGGAGATCGTGATGCTGCTGCGCACGCGGCAGGCGGACATCGGCCTCGACACGAACGCGGTGTCGCAAGAGATCGCCCGCGCGAGCCGGCTCGTCTCGCGGATGACCGGCTACGCCGTCCAGCCGAACAAGGCGATCGTCGGCCGCAACGCGTTCGCGCACGAGTCCGGCATCCACCAGGACGGCGTGCTGAAGAACCGCGAGACGTTCGAGATCATGGACGCGACCTCGATCGGCCTCGACTCCAACTCGCTCGTGCTCGGCAAGCACTCCGGCCGCCACGCGCTGAGAGACGCGCTCGCACAGCTGGGGATCGTCGTCGACGGGGCGACGCTCAACACCGCCTTCAAGCGCTTCAAGGAGATCGCGGACAAGAAGAAGCAGGTCACCGCGATGGACCTCGAGGCGCTCGTGACCGACGAGCTGCGCGAGGAGATCCCGGCCTACGCGCTGGAGTGGTTCGAGGTCGAGGCGTCGTCGAGACGGCCGCCGCACGCGAGAGTCGGCGTGACGCTGCCCGACGGCAGCGAGGCGACCGGCTCGTTCACCGGCGACGGTCCGATCGACGCGGTCTTCCACGCGATCAACGCCGCGACCTCCGTCGAGGCGAAGCTGCGCGACTTCCGCATCGACGCGGTCACCAGCGGCCAGGACGCGCTCGGAGAGACCTCCGTCGTGCTCGAGGTCGACGGTGTCTCCGGCGCCGGCCAAGGTGTCTCGACCGACATCATCGAGGCGGCCGGCCGCGCCTACGTGCGCGCGCTCTCCAACGCGGTCCGGCGGCGCTCGGTCGCGACCGAGGCCGAGGCGGCGACGGCCGCCGCCTCGCGCGTCACGACTCCGTAG
- a CDS encoding DNA glycosylase AlkZ-like family protein, translating to MQVSPAQIVAFRIAAHALAARDATPLGALASWSVQDSPAGAAALALAARSATAEPGWLDAALHDDRSAVALYNPRTATAIVAADDVATFAAGLLPPDEEALRLVLGGALPPAGEGPQPDEAVRIALPAFEQALDGRQLSRDDLHAELRERLPEELLPWCEGCQSHHARRGLLVAAGLHGRLCIAGRAGRQPLFARTDQWIGEQATPPAAARDRHAAAAEVVRRHLRGSGPSTPALFAGWAGIAPQQAQRAWALVETELAEVAIERPDGGAGRAWLLAGDAPALAAAEPARGTILLAAGDPLLLARDRELLLPDAATRKRAWPAINPPGLLLHDGATVALWRGRKRGRVLAVELEPLGRPLSKRALTAVERAAKRLAPHRGCTSATVQLAA from the coding sequence GGTCGGTGCAGGACTCCCCGGCCGGCGCCGCCGCGCTCGCGCTCGCCGCCCGCTCCGCGACCGCCGAGCCCGGCTGGCTCGACGCCGCGCTGCACGACGACCGCAGCGCCGTCGCGCTCTACAACCCGCGCACGGCGACCGCGATCGTCGCGGCCGACGACGTCGCGACGTTCGCCGCCGGACTGCTGCCGCCCGACGAGGAGGCGCTGCGGTTGGTGCTCGGCGGCGCGCTCCCGCCGGCCGGCGAGGGGCCGCAGCCCGACGAGGCCGTCCGGATCGCGCTGCCCGCGTTCGAGCAGGCGCTCGACGGCCGCCAACTGAGCCGCGACGACCTCCACGCCGAGCTGCGTGAGCGCCTGCCGGAGGAACTGCTGCCGTGGTGCGAGGGCTGCCAGAGCCACCACGCGCGCCGCGGGCTGCTCGTCGCCGCCGGCCTCCACGGCCGCCTCTGCATCGCCGGCCGGGCCGGTCGCCAGCCGTTGTTCGCCCGCACCGACCAGTGGATCGGCGAGCAGGCGACGCCGCCCGCTGCCGCGCGGGACCGCCACGCGGCCGCGGCGGAGGTCGTCCGGCGCCATCTGCGCGGCAGCGGACCGTCGACGCCGGCGTTGTTCGCCGGCTGGGCCGGGATCGCGCCACAGCAGGCGCAGCGTGCGTGGGCGCTGGTCGAGACCGAGCTGGCAGAGGTCGCGATCGAGCGCCCGGACGGCGGCGCCGGCCGCGCCTGGCTGCTCGCCGGCGACGCGCCCGCGCTCGCGGCAGCGGAGCCCGCCCGCGGCACGATCCTGCTCGCGGCCGGCGATCCGCTGCTGCTGGCGCGCGACCGCGAGCTGCTGCTGCCCGACGCCGCGACCCGCAAGCGCGCGTGGCCCGCGATCAACCCGCCCGGCCTGCTGCTGCACGACGGCGCGACCGTCGCGCTGTGGCGCGGGCGCAAGCGCGGCAGAGTGCTCGCGGTCGAGCTGGAGCCGCTCGGACGGCCGCTCTCCAAGCGCGCGCTGACCGCCGTCGAGCGCGCCGCGAAGCGCCTTGCGCCGCATCGCGGCTGCACGTCGGCGACGGTCCAGCTGGCCGCCTGA
- a CDS encoding DUF1326 domain-containing protein: MAWQLAGTYFENCNCDVACPCTVTSLQLPATNERCNAVLAFHVESGEVDGVALDDLTLVLVGDTPGQMTDGGWRVALYIDERASAEQAEKLGAVFSGQLGGPMELLAPLIGETLGVEQAPITYVDDARLHRLTVGDAIEIEIEDLQAEHLDEPTRIVNVEHPSNTTLTLSQARRSRVDAFGIRFEGKAGSSAPFSWAG; encoded by the coding sequence ATGGCATGGCAGCTCGCCGGCACCTACTTCGAGAACTGCAACTGCGACGTCGCGTGCCCGTGCACGGTCACGTCGCTGCAGCTTCCCGCGACGAACGAACGCTGCAACGCGGTCCTCGCATTCCACGTCGAGTCCGGCGAGGTGGACGGGGTCGCGCTCGACGACCTGACGCTGGTCCTGGTCGGCGACACGCCCGGACAGATGACGGACGGAGGCTGGCGCGTCGCGCTCTACATCGACGAGCGCGCCTCGGCCGAGCAGGCGGAGAAGCTGGGCGCCGTCTTCAGCGGCCAGCTCGGCGGGCCGATGGAGCTGCTCGCGCCGCTGATCGGCGAGACGCTGGGCGTCGAGCAGGCGCCGATCACGTACGTCGACGACGCGCGCCTGCACCGCCTGACGGTCGGCGACGCGATCGAGATCGAGATCGAGGACCTGCAGGCTGAGCACCTCGACGAGCCGACGCGGATCGTCAACGTCGAGCATCCGTCGAACACGACCCTCACGCTCTCGCAGGCGAGACGCTCGCGCGTCGACGCGTTCGGAATCCGCTTCGAGGGCAAAGCGGGCTCGTCCGCGCCGTTCTCCTGGGCCGGATGA
- the ilvC gene encoding ketol-acid reductoisomerase: MFYDDDADLRFLDGKTVAIIGYGSQGHAHSLNLKDSGVQVVVGLRPGSSSVAKAEANGLEVVAPVDAASRGDVIMLLVPDELHRDVWNDVKDGVASGNMLLFGHGFSIHYGEIEPPADVDVALVAPKGPGHLVRRQYTEGSGVPGLIAIHQDATGNARDIALAYAKGIGCTRGGVIETTFKDETETDLFGEQAVLCGGTSELVRAGYDTLVEAGYDPRLAYFEVLHELKLIVDLMYEKGIAGMRYSISNTAEYGDITRGRRIIGAETRQAMRDILGEIQSGEFAREWIAENRAGQENFNRMRKEQAGHKVEVVGKDLRAQMSWIDTDFHE; encoded by the coding sequence ATGTTCTACGACGACGACGCTGATCTCAGATTTCTCGACGGCAAGACCGTCGCGATCATCGGCTACGGCTCCCAGGGCCACGCTCACTCGCTCAACCTCAAGGACTCCGGCGTCCAGGTCGTCGTAGGCCTTCGTCCCGGCTCGTCGAGCGTCGCCAAGGCCGAGGCCAACGGCCTCGAGGTCGTCGCCCCGGTCGACGCCGCCAGCCGCGGCGACGTGATCATGCTGCTCGTCCCCGACGAGCTGCACCGCGACGTCTGGAACGACGTCAAGGACGGCGTCGCCAGCGGCAACATGCTGTTGTTCGGCCACGGCTTCTCGATCCACTACGGCGAGATCGAGCCGCCGGCCGACGTCGACGTCGCGCTCGTCGCGCCGAAGGGCCCGGGCCACCTCGTGCGCCGCCAGTACACCGAGGGCAGCGGCGTCCCCGGCCTGATCGCGATCCACCAGGACGCGACGGGCAACGCCAGAGACATCGCGCTGGCGTACGCGAAGGGCATCGGCTGCACCCGCGGCGGCGTCATCGAGACGACGTTCAAGGACGAGACCGAGACCGACCTGTTCGGCGAGCAGGCCGTCCTCTGCGGCGGCACCTCCGAGCTGGTCCGCGCCGGCTACGACACGCTCGTCGAGGCCGGCTACGACCCGCGCCTGGCGTACTTCGAAGTGCTGCACGAGCTGAAGCTGATCGTCGACCTGATGTACGAGAAGGGCATCGCGGGCATGCGGTACTCGATCTCGAACACGGCCGAGTACGGCGACATCACGCGCGGCAGACGGATCATCGGCGCCGAGACGCGGCAGGCGATGAGAGACATCCTCGGGGAGATCCAGTCCGGCGAGTTCGCGCGCGAGTGGATCGCCGAGAACCGCGCCGGCCAGGAGAACTTCAACCGCATGCGCAAGGAGCAGGCGGGTCACAAGGTCGAGGTCGTCGGCAAGGACCTGCGCGCGCAGATGTCCTGGATCGACACCGACTTCCACGAGTAA
- the serA gene encoding phosphoglycerate dehydrogenase — MTAETNRLKILVKEKLADSGVDLLREHFDVDLGADWSDEEFRSRLPEYHGILIRSATKLTEEYIALGTNLRVIGRAGVGVNNVDVPAATRRGIVVANAPQSNVVTAAEHTMALLLSLARNVPQAHRSLTDHRWERSKFGGVEVYEKTLGVVGFGRIGQLVAERAKGFGMKVVAFDPFVGAERYRDLGVEKADTSADVYKVADFITIHLPVTPETQGWLNAEAFAQMKDGVRIVNCARGELVDDAALKDALDSGKVAGAALDVFPSEPITDYPLFDGYANVVVTPHLGASTAEAQDRAGVQTAEQVIAALTGGTVTTAVNIPAIAAEDMEVLGPFVPLCQVLGKLAVSLADGSSIDRLELEFFGRIGERDTRLLSVAVLQGVLTGHTEEDVNQVNAPSIAEERGIEVVETKKATSRDFTDLVRVTIVSGESRERVVGTNVGRRNRPHLLEVWGQRFDLQLESHLALFCYRDVPGMIGRVGSVFGEKGINIVSAAVGREPGDDGPTAGGNAVMAVTTDAPVPAAVIEEIVAGESFVAGRAVNL; from the coding sequence ATGACCGCTGAGACGAACAGATTGAAGATCCTCGTGAAGGAGAAGCTCGCCGACAGCGGCGTCGACCTCCTGCGCGAGCACTTCGACGTGGACCTCGGCGCCGACTGGTCCGACGAGGAGTTCCGCAGCCGCCTGCCCGAGTACCACGGGATCCTGATCCGCTCGGCGACGAAGCTGACGGAGGAGTACATCGCGCTCGGGACGAACCTGCGCGTGATCGGCCGCGCCGGCGTCGGCGTCAACAACGTCGACGTGCCGGCCGCGACCAGACGCGGCATCGTCGTCGCCAACGCGCCGCAGTCGAACGTCGTGACCGCCGCCGAGCACACGATGGCGCTGCTGCTGTCGCTCGCGCGCAACGTGCCGCAGGCGCACAGATCGCTGACGGACCACAGATGGGAGCGCTCGAAGTTCGGCGGCGTCGAGGTCTACGAGAAGACGCTCGGAGTCGTCGGCTTCGGCCGCATCGGGCAGCTCGTCGCCGAGCGCGCGAAGGGCTTCGGCATGAAGGTCGTCGCGTTCGACCCGTTCGTCGGCGCCGAGCGCTACCGCGACCTCGGGGTCGAGAAGGCCGACACCTCCGCGGACGTCTACAAGGTCGCCGACTTCATCACGATCCACCTGCCGGTGACGCCGGAGACGCAGGGCTGGCTGAACGCCGAGGCGTTCGCGCAGATGAAGGACGGCGTGCGGATCGTCAACTGCGCGCGCGGCGAGCTGGTCGACGACGCGGCGCTGAAGGACGCGCTCGACTCCGGCAAGGTCGCGGGCGCCGCGCTCGACGTCTTCCCCAGCGAGCCGATCACCGACTACCCGCTGTTCGACGGCTACGCCAACGTCGTCGTCACCCCGCACCTCGGCGCCTCCACCGCGGAGGCGCAGGACCGCGCCGGCGTCCAGACGGCGGAGCAGGTGATCGCGGCGCTGACCGGTGGTACCGTCACGACCGCGGTCAACATCCCCGCGATCGCCGCGGAGGACATGGAGGTTCTCGGGCCGTTCGTGCCGCTCTGCCAGGTGCTCGGCAAGCTCGCCGTCTCGCTCGCGGACGGCTCCTCGATCGACCGGCTGGAGCTGGAGTTCTTCGGCCGCATCGGCGAGCGTGACACGCGCCTGCTGTCGGTCGCGGTCCTGCAGGGCGTGCTGACCGGGCACACCGAGGAGGACGTCAACCAGGTCAACGCGCCGAGCATCGCGGAGGAGCGCGGGATCGAGGTCGTCGAGACGAAGAAGGCGACCTCGCGCGACTTCACCGACCTCGTGCGCGTCACGATCGTCAGCGGCGAGTCGCGCGAGCGCGTCGTCGGGACGAACGTCGGCCGCCGCAACCGCCCGCACCTGCTCGAGGTGTGGGGCCAGCGCTTCGACCTCCAGCTCGAGTCGCACCTCGCGTTGTTCTGCTACCGCGACGTGCCCGGCATGATCGGCCGCGTCGGCTCGGTCTTCGGCGAGAAGGGGATCAACATTGTCTCCGCCGCCGTCGGCCGCGAGCCCGGCGATGACGGCCCCACGGCCGGCGGCAACGCCGTCATGGCGGTCACGACCGACGCGCCCGTCCCCGCCGCCGTGATCGAAGAGATCGTCGCCGGCGAGAGCTTCGTCGCGGGGCGCGCCGTCAACCTGTAG
- a CDS encoding AMP-binding protein encodes MHLDAWLPRAAALRPDHPALVTAAGTTTYAQLHAAASAAAAALAARGVGPGDRVALALPPGEPFVAALHGSLLLGAAVLPIDTRLSPAEREPRTAGAAVLVDEPLARPAGASDPPLRERLDPGAVATVLYTSGTTAAPKPVELTVANWQWNALGSALALGLDPADRWLCTLPLSHVGGLSILLRSAIYGTTVVLHERFEAERAAHALQHDGVTLVSLVATTLQRVLDAGAEHPPHLRVALIGGGPLAPALAARARAAGFPAAQTYGMTEACSQVTTSLAGEPETAGRPLTGQQVELAPDGEILVRGETVARGALAADDWLHTGDLGALDARGRLIVTGRKADTIVSGGENVAPQEVEAVLLAHPAVADAAVHGVPDAEWGEAVVATVVLRAPADGASPAGARTPHTAAAAAPPGATTPPGATTSPGATTPPGATTSPGATTPPAADALAAELRAHVAARLARFKVPKRIAFADSLPRTASGKLLRRALR; translated from the coding sequence ATGCACCTCGACGCATGGCTCCCGCGCGCCGCCGCGCTGCGGCCGGACCATCCCGCGCTCGTGACCGCGGCGGGGACCACGACGTACGCGCAGCTGCACGCGGCGGCGAGCGCCGCCGCGGCGGCGCTCGCCGCGCGCGGCGTCGGCCCCGGCGACCGCGTCGCGCTCGCGCTGCCGCCCGGCGAGCCGTTCGTCGCGGCGCTGCACGGATCGCTGCTGCTCGGTGCCGCCGTGCTGCCGATCGACACCCGCCTGTCGCCGGCGGAGCGGGAGCCGCGGACGGCCGGCGCGGCGGTGCTCGTGGACGAACCGCTCGCACGTCCCGCGGGCGCGTCGGACCCCCCGCTGCGCGAGCGACTGGACCCCGGCGCCGTCGCCACCGTCCTCTACACCTCCGGCACGACCGCGGCGCCCAAGCCGGTCGAGCTGACCGTCGCCAACTGGCAGTGGAACGCGCTCGGCTCCGCGCTGGCGCTGGGGCTCGACCCCGCCGACCGCTGGCTCTGCACGCTCCCGCTCAGCCACGTCGGCGGGCTGTCGATCCTGCTCCGCAGCGCGATCTACGGCACGACCGTCGTGCTGCACGAGCGCTTCGAGGCCGAGCGTGCGGCGCACGCGCTCCAGCACGATGGCGTCACGCTCGTCTCGCTCGTCGCCACGACGCTCCAGCGCGTGCTCGACGCCGGCGCCGAGCACCCGCCGCACCTGCGCGTCGCGCTGATCGGCGGCGGGCCGCTGGCGCCGGCGCTCGCCGCGCGCGCCCGCGCCGCCGGCTTTCCGGCTGCGCAGACGTACGGGATGACCGAGGCGTGCTCGCAGGTGACGACGTCGCTCGCGGGCGAGCCGGAGACCGCCGGCCGGCCGCTGACCGGGCAGCAGGTCGAGCTTGCGCCTGACGGCGAGATCCTCGTCAGAGGGGAGACCGTCGCGCGCGGCGCGCTCGCCGCCGACGACTGGCTGCACACGGGCGACCTCGGCGCGCTCGACGCGCGCGGCCGTCTGATCGTGACCGGCCGCAAGGCGGACACGATCGTCAGCGGCGGCGAGAACGTCGCGCCGCAGGAGGTCGAGGCGGTTCTGCTCGCGCACCCGGCCGTCGCCGACGCCGCGGTCCACGGCGTGCCCGACGCGGAGTGGGGGGAGGCCGTCGTCGCGACCGTCGTGCTGCGCGCGCCCGCAGACGGCGCGTCGCCCGCCGGCGCCCGCACGCCGCACACGGCGGCCGCCGCCGCGCCGCCTGGCGCCACCACGCCGCCTGGCGCCACCACGTCGCCTGGCGCCACCACGCCGCCTGGCGCCACCACGTCGCCTGGCGCCACCACGCCGCCCGCCGCCGATGCGCTCGCGGCCGAGCTGCGCGCCCACGTCGCCGCGCGGTTGGCCCGCTTCAAGGTGCCGAAGCGGATCGCCTTCGCCGACTCGCTCCCGCGCACCGCCTCGGGCAAGCTGCTGCGCCGCGCGCTCAGGTAG
- a CDS encoding class I SAM-dependent methyltransferase: MTGPEADEPDPEQLRADMRDRWERSADGWRESSARFTAVAMDVSRWLVDAIEPQPGQRVLELAAGIGETGFLAAELIEPGGTLISSDGAEAMLRHARERAAELGLRNVEFKPIDLEWIDMRTAEVDAVICRWGLMFALDRDASLREMRRVLRPGGRVALATWTAAERNPWSRLTREAIYDAGLIDSLTMTPDPFGISTPEIVTGLLQEAGFTDIEVEELTIACPYAGVADLFAETKSLSRPFADLVAPLDARQIDDLRARLTEKTAPYAESDGSFSLPGVALVAAAAA; encoded by the coding sequence ATGACCGGTCCGGAAGCCGACGAGCCCGACCCCGAACAGCTGCGCGCCGACATGCGCGACCGCTGGGAGCGCTCAGCCGACGGCTGGCGCGAGAGCAGCGCCCGCTTCACCGCGGTCGCGATGGACGTCTCGCGCTGGCTGGTCGACGCGATCGAGCCGCAGCCCGGCCAACGCGTGCTGGAGCTGGCCGCCGGCATCGGCGAGACAGGGTTCCTCGCCGCCGAGCTGATCGAGCCGGGCGGGACGCTGATATCGAGCGACGGCGCCGAGGCGATGCTGCGGCACGCGAGAGAACGCGCCGCCGAGCTGGGCCTGCGCAACGTCGAGTTCAAGCCGATCGACCTCGAGTGGATCGACATGAGAACCGCCGAGGTCGATGCGGTGATCTGCCGCTGGGGCCTGATGTTCGCGCTCGACCGCGACGCCTCGCTGCGCGAGATGCGCCGCGTCCTGCGCCCCGGCGGTCGCGTCGCGCTCGCGACCTGGACCGCCGCCGAACGCAATCCGTGGTCGCGGCTCACGCGTGAGGCGATCTACGACGCGGGACTGATCGACTCGCTCACGATGACGCCGGACCCGTTCGGCATCTCGACGCCGGAGATCGTGACCGGCCTGCTGCAGGAGGCGGGCTTCACCGACATCGAGGTGGAGGAGCTCACGATCGCGTGCCCGTACGCCGGCGTCGCCGACCTGTTCGCCGAGACGAAGTCGCTGTCGCGCCCGTTCGCCGACCTCGTCGCCCCGCTCGACGCGCGCCAGATCGACGACCTCAGAGCGCGCCTGACCGAGAAGACCGCGCCGTACGCCGAGTCCGACGGCTCGTTCAGCCTGCCCGGCGTCGCGCTCGTCGCCGCCGCGGCGGCGTAG